A single genomic interval of Penaeus monodon isolate SGIC_2016 chromosome 30, NSTDA_Pmon_1, whole genome shotgun sequence harbors:
- the LOC119592396 gene encoding vegetative cell wall protein gp1-like codes for MRDAGISGDAVDAGGGAFVDDALAWTIRRKPVLAKPNRDTQVHLPRPPTATPTIRHAHHPPRPPSPRLKSPRPPSATPTNRHAHHPHAYQPHAHHPHAHHPQAHHPPRPPSPRLPSATPHHPHAHHPPRPPSPRPPSATPTIPSPPSPNPTIPTPTIRHAHHPHAHHPHTPTIRHAHHPPRTIPATIPTPTIPMPTIRPRPPSPRHHPHATIRHAHHPHAPSPRPPSANPPSPRPPSHAHHPHAHHPHAHHPHAHHPPRPPSPRPTIPTPTIRHAHHPHAHHPHAHHPQVHNVANDVIKDMESCMTGPIMTSIILNPPLSETPISTFKNCDSKISN; via the exons ATGAGAGATGCTGGGATTTCGGGAGATGCTGTGGATGCTGGCGGTGGTGCCTTTGTCGATGATGCTTTGGCGTGG ACCATAAGACGAAAGCCAGTTCTTGCGAAGCCCAATCGAGATACCCAAGTCCATCTGCCACGCCCACCAACCGCCACGCCCACCATCCGCCACGCCCACCATCCGCCACGCCCACCATCCCCACGCCTAAAATCCCCACGCCCACCATCCGCCACGCCCACCAACCGCCACGCCCACCATCCCCACGCCTACCAACCCCACGCCCACCATCCCCACGCCCACCATCCCCAAGCCCACCATCCGCCACGCCCACCATCCCCACGCCTACCATCCGCCACGCCCCACCATCCCCACGCCCACCATCCGCCACGCCCACCATCCCCACGCCCACCATCCGCCACGCCCACCATCCCCAGCCCAccatccccaaaccccaccatCCCCACGCCCACCATCCGCCACGCCCACCATCCCCACGCCCACCATCCCCACACGCCCACCATCCGCCACGCCCACCATCCCCCACGCACCATCCCCGCCACCATCCCCACGCCCACCATCCCCATGCCCACCATCCGGCCACGCCCACCATCCCCACGCCACCATCCCCACGCCACCATCCGCCACGCCCACCATCCCCACGCCCCATCCCCACGCCCACCATCCGCCAACCCACCATCCCCACGCCCACCATCCCACGCCCACCATCCCCACGCCCACCATCCCCACGCCCACCATCCCCACGCCCACCATCCGCCACGCCCACCATCCCCACGCCCCACCATCCCCACGCCCACCATCCGCCACGCCCACCATCCCCACGCCCACCATCCCCACGCCCACCATCCCCAA GTGCATAATGTAGCGAATGACGTCATAAAGGACATGGAATCTTGCATGACTGGTCCTATCATGAC ATCGATAATTCTAAATCCTCCATTGTCAGAAACTCCAATATCCACCTTCAAAAATTGTGATTCCAAGATATCGAATTaa